In a genomic window of Flavobacterium lipolyticum:
- the tnpA gene encoding IS200/IS605 family transposase, with amino-acid sequence MPQSLSKVYVHLVFSTKRRYPFIDNVIQERLWEYLGGICKGLECNPIQIGGYKDHVHVLCLLSKKVTQMKLVEEVKKQSSKWIKTIDDCYAKFYWQDGYGIFSVNPSELERVIQYIKNQEEHHRKRTFKEELVAFLNKYQVVYDERFLWD; translated from the coding sequence ATGCCGCAATCATTATCAAAAGTATATGTTCATTTGGTATTTAGTACTAAAAGACGTTATCCCTTTATTGACAATGTCATACAAGAGCGTTTATGGGAATATCTTGGCGGAATTTGTAAAGGATTAGAATGCAATCCAATTCAGATAGGAGGATATAAAGATCATGTACATGTACTGTGTTTACTATCTAAAAAAGTCACCCAAATGAAATTGGTCGAAGAAGTAAAAAAGCAATCCTCAAAATGGATAAAAACAATAGACGATTGTTACGCGAAATTCTATTGGCAGGATGGTTATGGTATATTTTCTGTCAATCCATCAGAGCTAGAGAGAGTAATACAATATATTAAGAATCAGGAAGAACATCATAGAAAGCGTACCTTCAAAGAAGAGTTGGTGGCATTTTTAAATAAATATCAGGTAGTTTATGATGAGCGTTTTCTATGGGATTAG
- a CDS encoding OmpA family protein: MKSQKLYYTLSFLFLFFNAIAQTGSIKYADTKYEKYAYIDAIKIYENVAEKGYKDEKMFQRLGNSYYFNGELVKALKWYDELFAMNKEQESEYLYRYTQCLKAAGNYAKADVILEKFNQKQATDKRGILFESNKNYLNEIKANSGRFEIADAGINSKYSDYGSTIFDNKLVFTSARDTGGVAKKNFKWTNSSFTNLYTSELLPDGSLGTPQRFQKKVNTKFNESTPVFTKDGRTMYFTRNNFLNGKRGRDENKVTLLKLYKANLIEGEWKNIEALPFNSDQYSVAHPTLSVDEKTLYFASDMPGTLGQSDLFKVAIKEDGTFGKPQNLGAAINTEGRETFPFISDDNELYFATDGRPGLGGLDVFVTKINDQGTFEEIQNIGEPINSPQDDFAFIINSKDRNGFFSSNRDKGHGFDDVYRFTERRKLNCEQQLTGTVTDSETNVILSNANVALLDENFQAVAEVITDEKGNYVFPNVKCGKNYFVRASKTDYESKEVPVAIKRNSGKTTLLIQLEKRIKPIEVGTDLAKTLDIPIIYFDLDKATIKKESAYQLEKIVEILKQYPALKLDIRSHTDSRQTQQYNQVLSDKRAKSTRNWLIQKGVDPARLTAKGYGETQLVNQCSDGVKCTDEEHERNRRSEFVITNL; this comes from the coding sequence ATGAAAAGCCAAAAACTATACTATACCCTATCCTTTTTATTCCTCTTTTTTAATGCAATTGCACAAACCGGTAGTATAAAGTATGCCGATACCAAATACGAGAAGTATGCCTATATCGATGCTATAAAAATCTATGAAAATGTAGCTGAGAAAGGATACAAAGACGAAAAAATGTTCCAGCGTCTGGGGAATTCCTATTATTTTAATGGAGAATTGGTAAAAGCTTTAAAATGGTACGATGAATTGTTTGCTATGAATAAAGAACAAGAGTCTGAGTATTTGTACCGATACACACAATGCCTTAAAGCTGCTGGAAATTACGCTAAAGCAGATGTAATCTTAGAAAAATTCAATCAAAAACAGGCAACAGATAAAAGAGGGATCTTATTCGAATCCAATAAGAATTATTTGAACGAGATAAAAGCAAATTCAGGACGATTTGAAATTGCCGATGCCGGAATAAACTCTAAGTATTCAGATTATGGGAGTACTATTTTTGATAATAAACTAGTTTTTACATCTGCACGAGATACTGGCGGAGTCGCAAAGAAAAATTTCAAGTGGACCAACAGCTCCTTTACCAATTTATACACCTCCGAATTGTTACCGGATGGAAGTTTAGGAACACCGCAGCGTTTTCAGAAGAAAGTAAATACAAAATTCAACGAATCGACACCCGTTTTTACAAAAGACGGCCGAACAATGTATTTTACAAGAAACAATTTCTTAAACGGTAAAAGAGGCAGAGACGAGAATAAAGTTACCTTATTAAAGTTGTACAAAGCAAATTTAATAGAAGGAGAATGGAAAAATATCGAAGCACTTCCGTTTAACAGTGATCAGTATAGCGTAGCGCATCCCACCTTAAGTGTAGACGAAAAAACGCTCTATTTTGCTTCAGATATGCCGGGAACTTTAGGGCAATCCGACTTGTTTAAAGTAGCCATAAAGGAAGATGGAACCTTTGGGAAACCTCAAAATTTGGGAGCAGCAATCAATACTGAAGGACGAGAAACATTTCCTTTTATTTCCGATGATAACGAACTTTATTTCGCAACAGACGGAAGACCAGGATTGGGCGGACTTGATGTATTTGTGACAAAAATAAATGATCAGGGCACCTTTGAAGAAATACAAAATATTGGAGAACCAATTAACAGTCCGCAGGACGATTTTGCTTTTATAATCAATAGTAAAGACAGAAACGGATTTTTTTCTTCCAACAGAGATAAAGGACATGGATTTGACGATGTTTATCGATTTACCGAAAGACGAAAACTAAATTGCGAACAACAATTAACAGGTACTGTCACCGATTCAGAAACCAATGTCATTCTTTCAAATGCGAATGTGGCATTGTTGGATGAAAATTTCCAAGCCGTTGCAGAAGTCATCACTGATGAGAAGGGGAATTATGTTTTTCCGAATGTAAAATGTGGAAAAAACTATTTCGTACGAGCGTCGAAAACAGATTATGAAAGCAAAGAGGTACCGGTAGCAATTAAAAGAAATTCCGGAAAAACGACTTTATTGATTCAGCTGGAAAAAAGAATTAAACCCATTGAAGTGGGAACAGATCTGGCAAAAACGCTCGATATTCCGATCATCTATTTTGATCTCGACAAAGCCACTATTAAAAAAGAATCCGCTTATCAGTTAGAGAAAATTGTCGAAATTCTAAAACAATACCCAGCCTTAAAATTGGATATCCGTTCCCATACAGACAGCCGACAAACCCAACAGTACAATCAGGTTTTATCCGACAAGAGAGCTAAATCAACCCGAAACTGGCTGATTCAAAAAGGAGTAGACCCAGCCCGATTAACGGCAAAAGGATACGGCGAAACACAATTGGTAAACCAATGTTCTGATGGCGTAAAATGTACAGATGAAGAACATGAACGGAACCGAAGAAGCGAATTTGTAATCACCAATTTGTAA
- a CDS encoding PorP/SprF family type IX secretion system membrane protein — MKKIIVMFLFFTVVCSAQQDAQYTQYMYNTMAINPAYAGSRGALSVFGLYRTQWVGLDGAPETSTFAINTPLNNSNLGLGVSLVNDKIGPTNENTLSADLSYSVPTSETFKLSFGIKATANLFNLDINKLNPENQGDPQFQNLNNRITPNIGAGVYWHSDKAYLGLSIPNFIETNRFNDDDTAIFKDKINYYLMAGYVFDLDYYLKFKPALLTKMVQGAPLQVDVSGNFMFNDKFVIGLAYRWSASVSAMAGFQITDGLYVGYGYDHETTNLRRYNSGSHEVFLRFEFLNNYNRITSPRFF; from the coding sequence ATGAAAAAGATAATTGTAATGTTCCTGTTTTTTACAGTGGTGTGTTCGGCGCAACAAGATGCACAATACACACAATACATGTATAACACCATGGCAATAAATCCGGCTTATGCGGGTTCCCGTGGTGCGCTAAGTGTTTTCGGATTGTACCGTACACAATGGGTCGGACTGGACGGAGCACCCGAAACCAGCACCTTCGCTATAAATACCCCCTTAAACAACAGTAACTTAGGATTGGGAGTTTCTTTGGTAAACGATAAAATTGGTCCAACCAACGAGAACACTTTATCAGCCGATTTGTCGTATAGTGTTCCAACCTCAGAAACCTTTAAACTTTCCTTTGGAATAAAAGCCACAGCAAATCTTTTTAATCTGGATATCAATAAATTGAATCCTGAAAATCAGGGAGACCCGCAGTTTCAGAATTTAAACAATCGAATCACACCCAATATTGGAGCCGGGGTTTATTGGCATTCTGACAAAGCATATTTGGGATTGTCAATTCCGAATTTTATCGAAACCAATCGATTCAATGATGATGATACCGCTATTTTTAAGGATAAAATCAACTATTATTTAATGGCAGGTTACGTTTTTGATCTGGATTATTACCTCAAATTCAAACCGGCATTGTTGACCAAGATGGTTCAGGGAGCCCCTTTACAGGTTGATGTTTCGGGGAATTTTATGTTCAATGATAAATTTGTAATCGGACTGGCTTATCGTTGGAGCGCGTCGGTTAGCGCAATGGCAGGTTTTCAGATTACAGATGGTTTATATGTGGGGTATGGTTACGATCATGAAACTACTAATTTAAGAAGATACAATTCGGGGTCACATGAAGTCTTCCTGCGTTTTGAGTTTCTTAATAATTACAATAGAATTACCTCACCAAGATTCTTCTAA